From the genome of Papaver somniferum cultivar HN1 chromosome 2, ASM357369v1, whole genome shotgun sequence, one region includes:
- the LOC113351597 gene encoding uncharacterized protein LOC113351597 codes for MIEQCVGTISTCIMLNGSPGDVFSPQRGLRQGYPLSPYLFILCMKTFSRSLLQAEHNNLIHYIKINEYCPAISHLFFADDCLIFAKAYNKEARNLMNIIDKFSTFSGQSINYQKSGIAFSKGVPNQLKNEISNILNIKKLAINDNYLGVPLLLQRNKTQSFRPLLDMGIKIIKKYVVWDVGDGSDIQIWKHIWIPSISSNVPSHFSSTNMITVSQLIDDDTKSWNLQTLNALFDNHTVNAIISIRIPFSGKDCLRWIVWSSANPSLMSTISNVVSFQDWIISLFQVSNTTNNDIVLQLSAFIMWHIWKCRCKKVFEAYQETQSEVVYLIKSEYSTWNNFLSTNSTPVVSNIRPAMSRWKKPDNPYMKINWDAAFDEVTKNVGIGLISRSFAGVTDGARYCRDKALDPEQAEAKAQLDAALWGGSKGYQNVHLEGVCLNVVNALNGSLD; via the exons ATGATTGAGCAATGTGTTGGTACTATCTCTACTTGTATCATGCTAAATGGTTCTCCAGGTGATGTTTTCTCTCCTCAAAGAGGACTCAGACAAGGATATCCCTTGTCTCCTTATCTGTTTATTCTTTGTATGAAAACTTTCTCTAGGTCCTTACTTCAAGCTGAACATAATAATCTGATTCATTATATCAAAATAAATGAGTATTGTCCTGCAATTTCTCacttgttttttgcagatgactgtctGATATTTGCAAAAGCATATAATAAAGAAGCTAGGAACCTTATGAACATCATTGATAAATTTAGCACCTTCTCTGGTCAGTCTATCAATTATCAAAAATCAGGTATTGCATTTAGCAAGGGTGTGCCTAATCAGCTAAAAAATGAGATCTCTAACATCCTTAATATTAAGAAATTAGCTATAAATGATAACTACTTGGGTGTTCCcttactgttacagagaaacaaaaccCAGTCTTTTAGGCCTCTTTTAGACAT GGGTATAAAAATCATTAAGAAATATGTTGTGTGGGATGTTGGAGATGGCTCTGATATTCAAATATGGAAACATATATGGATACCCTCTATTTCTAGCAATGTTCCAAGTCATTTTAGCTCCACTAATATGATAACTGTTTCCCAACTTATTGATGATGATACTAAGTCCTGGAATTTACAGACTCTAAATGCTCTATTTGATAATCATACTGTGAATGCCATTATTAGTATCAGGATTCCATTTAGTGGAAAGGACTGTCTTAGATG GATTGTGTGGAGTTCTGCTAACCCTTCTCTCATGAGTACTATCAGTAATGTGGTTTCGTTTCAGGATTGGATAATCTCTCTATTCCAGGTAAGTAATACAACTAATAATGATATTGTTCTTCAATTGTCTGCTTTTATTATGTGGCACATCTGGAAATGTAGGTGTAAGAAGGTTTTTGAGGCCTATCAAGAAACCCAAAGTGAAGTAGTTTACTTGATCAAGTCAGAATATAGTACATGGAACAATTTTCTTAGTACTAATTCTACTCCTGTTGTTTCAAATATAAGACCAGCTATGTCAAGATGGAAAAAGCCTGATAATCCCTATATGAAAATCAATTGGGATGCCGCATTTGATGAAGTAACTAAAAATGTAGGCATTGGACTAATCAGTAGGTCTTTTGCAGGTGTCACAGATGGAGCTAGATACTGCAGGGATAAAGCATTAGACCCAGAACAGGCTGAAGCAAAGGCGCAACTCGATGCTGCATTGTGGGGTGGATCAAAAGGATACCAGAATGTGCACTTGGAGGGAGTCTGCTTAAATGTTGTTAATGCTTTAAATGGTAGTTTAGATTAG